Genomic DNA from Nitratidesulfovibrio vulgaris str. Hildenborough:
GACGCACAAGGACATACGTTAACCTTGTCATGGTGTTCTTCTTGTGCGGACTGTGGCATGGTGCAAACGTCACTTTTATCGTGTGGGGGTTGTGGAATGGCTTTTTTCTTGTCTTTGAGCGAGTAGCATCAAAGTTTACATCCTTAAGAATGCCAAGCCCAGCATTGAAGGTTTATTTTGTTTTAGTGACCCTCATCGGGTGGGTGTTTTTTAGGTCAGAAAATATTACACAGGCAATGGATTATATTGGAAGCATGTTTTCAAGCGGTGGATCGTTTACGCTGACAATTTATCATGCTGGTGCAATGGGCGTTCTTGCTGTTGCTCTCATGCTGTGTGCTGTCCCTGATAAGTATATTCCTTGTCCAGATTCTGCTAATCCAGATGATTTTTTTGTTGCACCATATGCAGCTCAAGCGGTGTTATCTTTTTTTTCAGTTGCAATGCTTCTTAAAAACATGCGAAATCCTTTTATTTATTTTAATTTCTGATATGACTAAGCAACGTATAACGATCATGCTTTGTGCCGTTCTTTTTTGTGCGGCACTCGGTGTTTATGCTCCGTTGAAGTCTTCAGTCCTTGAGACTGAACGGCGATTGGCGTCAGCTTTTCCTGAGTTGCCACATGGTATTTCTTCAGGAAAAATTAAAAAGTTTTGCGCTGGAATAGATAGATTTTATGCAGACCATTTCCCACTGCGCAGTACTATCCTTAGTGCTGCGTCCGTAATCTTCGCCTACACAGGCAATCACTATGATACGAGCAGGTGTTATCAAGGAAAGAGTAATTGGCTGTTTCTCGGGAATGATTATAGTAAATGCGTAGACAAGCTCACAGGTAAAGAAAGTCTCAATGAAAACCAGATAGAGCGCATGGCAGCGAAATATTCACGGCTGCAAAGGCTTGTCGATAGCGGGGCGTCCCAGTTTTTAATCTTGATAGGACCTAATAAATCAACGATTTATGGAGAGCATCTTCCGGGTTTTATATTCCCTTCGCGCGTACGATATATATCTCCTCTCGTAGCCAAGCTGCGAGCAATGAATATTGATGTCTATGACCCGACAGAACGCCTTATGTCTTTCAAATCAAATCGTCTTCTTTACTACAGAACTGATACTCATTGGAATCTGCTCGGAGCATACGTTGCATTTGAAGGCTTGCGCGAGTACGCAAAATGGCCACCCCTCTTTCCGGCTACGTTCAAAAATGTGCCTAGTAAGCATGGCGATCTTGTTAATATTGGAGGGTATACTTCTTTTCATATTATAGATGATGATACTTTTTCTTTAAATGACTTCCACATACAGTCTTCACCTAGCCAAGACGATACAATTACTACTGTTCAAGCGAGCAGTGATAAGGCCGTATGGGTGTTTGGAGATTCCTTTACAGAAG
This window encodes:
- a CDS encoding alginate O-acetyltransferase AlgX-related protein produces the protein MTKQRITIMLCAVLFCAALGVYAPLKSSVLETERRLASAFPELPHGISSGKIKKFCAGIDRFYADHFPLRSTILSAASVIFAYTGNHYDTSRCYQGKSNWLFLGNDYSKCVDKLTGKESLNENQIERMAAKYSRLQRLVDSGASQFLILIGPNKSTIYGEHLPGFIFPSRVRYISPLVAKLRAMNIDVYDPTERLMSFKSNRLLYYRTDTHWNLLGAYVAFEGLREYAKWPPLFPATFKNVPSKHGDLVNIGGYTSFHIIDDDTFSLNDFHIQSSPSQDDTITTVQASSDKAVWVFGDSFTEALKPFIQAQFRTVRYFKHDDFKKVMKSDAPRPDIVLWVVVERNFAE